In Amyelois transitella isolate CPQ chromosome 13, ilAmyTran1.1, whole genome shotgun sequence, a genomic segment contains:
- the LOC106133155 gene encoding DEAD box protein 52 homolog, which yields MDAYDIFKKLTKGLTFKHRLLLAKDTEKDVKLLTVKKEEDVVVKKEELSEEEYENCDEVSDVSKSSDEDSHSQSGGEDALQLVEGLTVGKKKKKNKKKEKTEDLQKKLELEEQNQFRNEHGIKAIGRHVPPALRDFTELVSRYNVSQSLVDTATQCGYSEPTPVQRQAVPCMLEDRQILACAPTGSGKTAAFLLPILHSLGAPQGGPRALILCPTRELAHQIYREALRLSASTQLRCSVVRNMKESKIREREATIRKSDIVISTPNRLCYLLNRDTVNISLNKVRWLIIDEADKMFEGSTDQVSDFRQQLDQVMTSCGGKQRRVAMFSATHTPAVAKWCRHNLRGLVNVTVGQRNAATNLVEQELLFCGDESGKLLAFRQLVQKGLKPPVLVFVQSKDRAKQLFKELIYDGINVDVIHADRTQQQRDNVVRSFRVGRIWVLICTELMGRGIDFRGVNLVVNYDFPPSAIAYIHRVGRAGRAGQRGKAITFFTQDDVGNLRSIASVMKQSGCSVPEYMLQMRQNPSKRKRLARKAPRRDKISTLLEKPANRKLEDDKQSDATGKSTDSVKNGKHRKLRKIQNGGSNIKDSNNVKNNNKKEKRDFKKRKQDKGKKNAFVSKKVKKL from the exons ATGGACGCATACGATATATTTAAGAAACTCACAAAAGGTTTAACTTTTAAACACCGTCTATTGTTAGCTAAAGATACA GAGAAGGATGTGAAACTTCTGACAGTTAAAAAGGAAGAAGATGTAGTGGTTAAAAAGGAGGAGTTAAGTGAAGAAGAATATGAAAATTGTGATGAAGTATCAGATGTTTCAAAATCCTCTGATGAAGATTCACATAGTCAGAGCGGTGGTGAAGACGCTCTACAGCTCGTGGAAGGACTAACTGTaggaaagaagaaaaagaaaaacaagaaaaaagaaaaaacggAAGATTTACAGAAGAAACTGGAACTTGAAGAG CAAAACCAGTTCCGTAACGAGCATGGCATCAAAGCCATCGGTCGCCACGTACCACCAGCATTAAGAGATTTCACAGAGTTGGTGAGCAGGTACAACGTGTCTCAGTCCCTGGTGGACACAGCGACGCAGTGCGGGTACTCTGAGCCGACACCGGTGCAGAGGCAGGCTGTGCCGTGTATGCTTGAG GACAGACAAATTCTAGCATGCGCCCCGACAGGTTCTGGCAAGACCGCTGCCTTTCTCTTGCCCATCCTCCACAGCCTTGGGGCTCCACAAGGCGGGCCTAGGGCTCTAATACTGTGCCCCACGAGAGAACTCGCGCATCAGATATACAGAGAAGCGTTAAGGTTGAGTGCGTCCACCCAATTGCGATGCAGTGTGGTCCGTAATATGAAGGAGAGTAAGATCAGAGAGAGGGAAGCTACTATTAGGAAAAGtg ataTTGTTATAAGTACTCCGAATCGTCTGTGCTATCTGTTGAATCGTGATACCGTCAACATTTCACTAAACaa aGTCCGATGGCTTATCATAGACGAGGCGGACAAGATGTTCGAAGGCTCCACGGACCAAGTGTCAGACTTCAGGCAGCAACTTGACCAGGTCATGACCTCGTGTGGCGGCAAGCAACGCCGGGTGGCTATGTTTAGTGCTACTCACACACCCGCCGTGGCTAAGTGGTGCAGGCATAATCTTCGAGGACTTGTTAATGTCACCGTTGGACAAAG AAACGCAGCAACAAATCTGGTGGAACAAGAGCTACTCTTCTGCGGCGATGAGAGCGGGAAACTTCTAGCCTTCAGGCAGCTCGTTCAGAAGGGACTCAAACCGCCTGTATTAG taTTCGTCCAAAGCAAAGATCGAGCGAAGCAGCTATTCAAGGAACTCATTTATGATGGCATCAACGTGGACGTAATACACGCCGACCGCACCCAACAACAG CGCGACAACGTGGTGCGCAGCTTCCGAGTGGGCAGGATCTGGGTGCTGATCTGCACGGAGCTGATGGGGCGCGGGATCGACTTCCGCGGGGTCAACCTGGTGGTCAACTATGACTTCCCACCGTCCGCCATCGCTTATATACACAG AGTGGGTCGCGCGGGGCGAGCGGGGCAGCGGGGCAAAGCCATCACGTTCTTTACCCAAGATGACGTCGGAAATCTAAGGag CATAGCATCGGTGATGAAGCAGTCCGGCTGTTCAGTGCCCGAGTACATGCTGCAAATGAGACAGAATCCCAGCAAGAGGAAACGGCTCGCCAGGAAGGCGCCGAGGAGGGACAAAATATCAACGTTGCTAGAGAAACCTGCCAA tagaAAACTTGAGGATGACAAACAGTCAGACGCCACAGGAAAATCCACAGATTCCgtaaaaaatggaaaacataGAAAGTTgagaaaaattcaaaatggcgGCTCGAATATAAAAGACAGCAATAATGTGaagaataataacaaaaaagagaAGCGAGATTTCAAGAAAAGGAAACAAGATAAAGGGAAAAAGAATGCGTTTGTtagtaaaaaagttaaaaaattgtaa